From the genome of Perca fluviatilis chromosome 1, GENO_Pfluv_1.0, whole genome shotgun sequence, one region includes:
- the LOC120562870 gene encoding anionic trypsin-2-like isoform X2, producing the protein MARLTPLLFLLWVGVTVSTVVDLQKRIIGGQTCEPTERLYHVKLIMNDGTHNFLCGGSLISDRWILTAAHCWKGTMTAHLSVHPGNNRQDGVAITRHETVTDELRDHDIMLLELPNPTRITPVPLPDIPSCQNQPTVPLGATVQIAGYGPKPGERPSDTLQCANTEVVSCTDQNDQFRFCGQRNGVALCSGDSGGGVVYNGRIYGIIRGLDRTNICTEKSAFVNVCSYRKWIKKITGL; encoded by the exons ATGGCTCGGCTCACACCTCTTCTCTTTTTGCTGTGGGTCG GTGTTACAGTGAGCACAGTGGTGGATCTGCAGAAGAGAATCATTGGAGGTCAAACATGTGAACCAACTGAGCGTCTGTACCATGTGAAGTTGATAATGAATGATGGTACCCATAACTTCTTGTGTGGTGGATCTCTGATCAGTGACCGGTGGATACTGACTGCAGCTCACTGCTGGAAGGG GACTATGACAGCACATTTAAGTGTGCATCCAGGTAACAACAGACAAGACGGAGTGGCAATCACAAGACATGAGACTGTTACAGACGAACTCAGAGACCATGACATCATGCTGCTGGAGCTACCTAACCCAACTAGGATTACACCTGTACCACTTCCTGACATTCCTTCCTGTCAAAATCAGCCCACTGTGCCTCT CGGTGCTACAGTTCAGATTGCAGGTTATGGACCCAAACCTGGCGAAAGAC CATCAGATACTCTCCAATGTGCTAACACCGAGGTTGTCAGCTGTACAGATCAAAATGATCAATTTAGGTTCTGTGGCCAAAGAAATGGAGTGGCTCTATGTTCA GGTGACTCTGGTGGAGGAGTGGTGTACAACGGCAGGATTTATGGGATCATTAGGGGCTTGGATCGCACCAATATCTGTACGGAAAAATCTGCATTTGTGAACGTCTGTTCATACAGGAAGTGGATCAAGAAAATCACTGGCCTATAA
- the LOC120562870 gene encoding anionic trypsin-2-like isoform X1, with protein sequence MARLTPLLFLLWVGGGLSVPGVTVSTVVDLQKRIIGGQTCEPTERLYHVKLIMNDGTHNFLCGGSLISDRWILTAAHCWKGTMTAHLSVHPGNNRQDGVAITRHETVTDELRDHDIMLLELPNPTRITPVPLPDIPSCQNQPTVPLGATVQIAGYGPKPGERPSDTLQCANTEVVSCTDQNDQFRFCGQRNGVALCSGDSGGGVVYNGRIYGIIRGLDRTNICTEKSAFVNVCSYRKWIKKITGL encoded by the exons ATGGCTCGGCTCACACCTCTTCTCTTTTTGCTGTGGGTCG GTGGAGGACTTTCTGTTCCAGGTGTTACAGTGAGCACAGTGGTGGATCTGCAGAAGAGAATCATTGGAGGTCAAACATGTGAACCAACTGAGCGTCTGTACCATGTGAAGTTGATAATGAATGATGGTACCCATAACTTCTTGTGTGGTGGATCTCTGATCAGTGACCGGTGGATACTGACTGCAGCTCACTGCTGGAAGGG GACTATGACAGCACATTTAAGTGTGCATCCAGGTAACAACAGACAAGACGGAGTGGCAATCACAAGACATGAGACTGTTACAGACGAACTCAGAGACCATGACATCATGCTGCTGGAGCTACCTAACCCAACTAGGATTACACCTGTACCACTTCCTGACATTCCTTCCTGTCAAAATCAGCCCACTGTGCCTCT CGGTGCTACAGTTCAGATTGCAGGTTATGGACCCAAACCTGGCGAAAGAC CATCAGATACTCTCCAATGTGCTAACACCGAGGTTGTCAGCTGTACAGATCAAAATGATCAATTTAGGTTCTGTGGCCAAAGAAATGGAGTGGCTCTATGTTCA GGTGACTCTGGTGGAGGAGTGGTGTACAACGGCAGGATTTATGGGATCATTAGGGGCTTGGATCGCACCAATATCTGTACGGAAAAATCTGCATTTGTGAACGTCTGTTCATACAGGAAGTGGATCAAGAAAATCACTGGCCTATAA